In the Shewanella sp. OMA3-2 genome, one interval contains:
- a CDS encoding GNAT family N-acetyltransferase, giving the protein MNIQGKVVTLRAIEMEDLALLHQWANEPEIWEGLGGWHFPYSSTSTENWIKNINNNDPKNQNFAIETPEHGLIGTINLVNIDWKNRNAFSGVSLGNKDTRGKGYALDAVMTIMRYAFDELGLVRLDGDMIATNKVSINFFQKRCGWEIEGIKKSWFFRKGAFHDKVVVGITADRYKEFLIENDYWR; this is encoded by the coding sequence ATGAATATTCAAGGTAAAGTAGTCACTTTGCGAGCAATAGAAATGGAAGATTTAGCGTTATTACATCAATGGGCTAATGAACCAGAAATTTGGGAAGGTCTCGGAGGGTGGCATTTTCCTTACTCTAGCACTAGTACTGAAAATTGGATAAAAAATATAAATAATAATGATCCAAAAAACCAAAACTTTGCTATTGAGACACCTGAACACGGTTTGATTGGTACAATAAACTTAGTCAACATAGATTGGAAAAATCGCAACGCCTTTAGTGGTGTTAGCCTTGGGAATAAAGATACTCGCGGAAAAGGTTATGCCTTAGATGCAGTCATGACGATTATGCGCTATGCATTCGACGAGCTAGGCTTAGTACGTTTAGATGGCGATATGATAGCAACAAATAAAGTATCAATAAACTTTTTTCAAAAAAGATGCGGCTGGGAAATCGAAGGTATCAAAAAAAGCTGGTTCTTTAGAAAAGGAGCCTTTCATGACAAAGTAGTTGTAGGTATTACAGCTGATCGTTATAAAGAGTTCTTGATAGAAAATGATTATTGGAGATAG
- a CDS encoding 3-hydroxyacyl-CoA dehydrogenase family protein encodes MLKSVVVGAGTMGLGICYLLSKNKGYVTVIVKDLAKETDKRAFLERLAKKDEKRNNLTDGDTATDLMDRITFSDHYKSVNEAQFVIEAVSENIDVKLDIIKNIAIYSKDTTIVATNTSSLSITELASSYLYPEQIVGMHFFNPATIMQLVEVIKGFNTSQSAVDFVLNLAKDLGKSPIVVDEYPGFVVNRLLMPMINEAVNLLDCGVATLKGIDTAMRQGANHPIGPLELADLIGIDVVYAILDTLYAETGEHRYKPSYTLKKMCLANKLGRKSSQGFYTY; translated from the coding sequence ATGCTGAAAAGTGTAGTGGTTGGGGCTGGTACAATGGGGCTAGGTATTTGTTACCTGTTAAGTAAAAACAAAGGATATGTTACGGTAATTGTTAAGGATTTAGCCAAAGAGACTGACAAGCGTGCCTTTTTAGAGCGTCTAGCAAAAAAAGATGAAAAGCGTAATAATCTGACCGATGGCGATACTGCGACAGACTTGATGGACCGGATTACTTTCTCTGATCATTATAAAAGTGTAAACGAAGCACAGTTTGTTATTGAGGCAGTATCTGAGAATATCGATGTCAAATTAGATATCATCAAAAATATAGCAATTTACAGTAAAGATACGACGATAGTCGCTACAAATACTTCAAGTTTGTCTATAACTGAATTGGCCAGTTCTTACCTATACCCTGAACAAATTGTCGGGATGCACTTTTTTAACCCTGCAACAATTATGCAGTTGGTTGAAGTTATTAAAGGTTTTAATACATCACAAAGCGCAGTAGATTTCGTTTTAAATCTCGCAAAAGACTTAGGGAAATCACCAATCGTGGTTGATGAGTATCCTGGTTTCGTCGTAAATCGTTTACTTATGCCTATGATTAATGAGGCTGTGAATTTACTAGATTGTGGTGTCGCGACATTAAAAGGTATTGATACCGCAATGAGGCAAGGAGCTAACCATCCAATAGGGCCGTTGGAGCTTGCTGATTTAATAGGTATTGATGTGGTCTATGCAATTTTAGATACTTTGTACGCAGAAACTGGTGAGCATAGATATAAACCATCATATACGCTAAAAAAAATGTGTTTAGCTAATAAGCTAGGCAGAAAAAGTAGCCAAGGTTTTTATACTTATTAA